The sequence AATCGGCAACCCGCAGGGCTTTGACCATACGGTTACTGCGGGGGTGCTGAGCGCGAAAGGCCGGAGCATTGACATCAACGAAGAACAAGGCAACGGTACGCGCAATTATACGGATCTGCTGCAGACGGACGCTTCCATCAATCCCGGCAACTCCGGCGGACCGCTGCTTAACGCAAGCGGCCAGGTCATCGGCATGAACGTTGCCGTCAGCACGGATTCGCAAGGTATTGGCTTCGCCATACCGGTCAATAAAATTAAGGAAGTTGTCGACAAGCTTGAGGCGAATCAAGCCATCCCTAAAGATCCGGTTCCATTTATCGGCGCTTCGCTGATGACGATTACCGATGAAGTGGCGAAGCAAATGGGCACTAATATCAAGGAAGGCTCCGTTGTAGCCGAGATTATTTACAAATCGCCGGCTTATGCTGCCGACCTGCGTCCGTACGATATTATTACCGGCGCTAATGGAACGAAATATGCGACTAGCCAGGACTTGATCGACTTCATCAAGACCAAAAAGGTCGGAGACAAAATTACGCTTAATGTCGTCAGAGACGGCAAAAGTCTGGATCTGTCGGTAACGATCGGCAACAAGAACGACTTCAATACAGCACAGACCCAGCAGTAATCAGGCGGTACACGAAAAGCGGGAGGGGCGGCCCTTCCGCTTTTGTCGTAGATGTGCGCGGCAAAGCATTCACTGCTAAAATAGAGATATATAGAACATTGACAAAGGGGCGGCTTCATGCGACCGAATATTTTGATTATTGACGATGATGAAAAAATCATTTCCATGCTGCGTAGGGGACTGGCGTTTGAGGGTTATGACGTAAAGACGGCGTCCAACGGGGCGGACGGCCTGCGGGCCGTGCTGAACAGCGATCCGGATGTTGTTGTTCTCGATGTCATGATGCCTCAGGTGGATGGCTTTGAGGTGTGCCGGAGGCTTAGAGAGGGCGGCAGCACCGTTCCCGTACTGATGCTCACGGCCAAGGATGAGGTGGAGCACAGGGTCAAAGGTCTGGACCTCGGAGCGGATGATTATCTGGTGAAGCCGTTCGCGCTGGAAGAACTGCTGGCGCGGGTGAGAGCGCTGCTGCGGCGCAAAAGTGAACAAATTGGGGGCAGCGAGCAGGCGGTTGTCTACGAGGACGTTGTGCTGGATGTCGATTCCCGGGAAGTAACGCGCGGCGGCAAACGGCTGGAGCTGACGGCAAAAGAATTCGAGCTGCTGCATTTGTTTATGCAGAATCCGAAGCGGGTGCTGTCCCGCGACCTGATTATGGACAAGATTTGGGGCTATGATTACAGCGGCGAATCCAATGTGCTGGAGGTTTATATCGCCATGCTGCGCCAAAAGACCGAAGAACACGGGGGCAAACGCCTCATTCAGACGATCCGTGGAGCCGGTTATATCCTAAGAGGTGACAACTAAGATGTCGATCAAGCTGCGGCTGACCGCATGGTATTCGGGCATATTGGCCGTCATGCTGCTGGCCTTTTCAGCATCCATTTTCGGTTTTTTCTATATTAATACGTACGGGGATCTACAAGACAGGCTCCGGGATCAGGCGAAAGGCGAATCGCTGGACGTTGTCTTCGATAAACGCCTGGACGCCCAGAATTTGTACGGGCAAATGTACTTCTATGATAGCGGAGATTTTATCCAGAGTTTGAGTTTGAAAAATATTGATCTGCGGTTCGATATTCCGGCCCGGCAGAACCTCAAGGTTGAAGAATTTAAAGATGCCTATTACAGAGGCTACCATTTTTTGATTTATCAAAAGGCGGTCAATGTCCAGGGCTACGATAACAATCCAGCGGCCGTTCTGCAAATGGCGGCATATACCGGGGAACAGGACAAACTGCTGGACCGGCTGAAGACGATCCTGATCACAGGCTCCTTTGCCACGTTGATTGCAGCCTTTACCTTCGGCTTATTCTTGGCCCGCAAAGCGATGAGCCCGATCGGCAAGGTAATTGAAGCCGCCGAAGGCATTCAGACAGGCAACGACCTCAGTGTACGGATCGAATACAACGGGCCGCCAGATGAAATCGGAAGGCTGATCCGGACGGTGAACAGTATGTTGGGCCGTATGGAAGGGTTTTACAAAAATCTGGAGGATTCGTACGCGGCCCAGCGCCGTTTCGTGTCGGATGCTTCGCATGAGCTTCGCACGCCGCTGACGACTATTCGAGGCAACATCGAACTGCTTCAAAAGGTATGGGAGCTTGAGCCTGGAGAAAATCCTTCGCTGGATGAAGCGGCAATACGACAAATTTCGGTGGAGTCCGTACATGATATCGCGGACGAGGCGAAGCGCATGAGCCGGCTGGTCGCCGATATGCTGTCTTTGGCCAGAGCCGATACGGGCCGTACCTTCGAGAAGGAGCCGATAGCGCTAGAACCGATGATGAACGAGGTGGCTCGCCGCGCCGCTTTCCTCCCCCGGGATGCGGAGTGGATTACGGGAGACCTGTCGGGCCTTAATGGCAAATATGTGCTGGGCAACAAGGATTATTTGCAGCAGATGCTGTTCATTTTCATTGACAATGCCTTCAAATATACGCCGTCCGGAGAAGTGACGTTCGACGCGGTGGTGTATCAGCATCAAGTAGGCATCCGGGTTAAGGATACCGGCATCGGGATGGAAAAAGACGAGGTACCGCATATTTTCGACCGGTTCTACCGGGCGGATGAATCTCGCGGCATTACCGAAGGCATCGGACTCGGGTTGTCCATCGCCAAATGGATCATTGATGAGCACGGAGGATCGGTTGAGGTAGTCACCCGCCAGGGCGAAGGCACAACGTTCGTGATTTGGCTACCCTTGCTCTTTGCCGCTCCGCTTGAGTAGGATATAATGGAACAGAAGGTTGGTGAAGCAATGGAAGTTATCAAAATTTCTCCCCGGGGATACTGCTACGGTGTGGTTGATGCCATGGTCATGGCCCGTCAGGCCGCTAAAAATCTCGATCTCCCCCGGCCGATCTATATCCTGGGCATGATTGTCCATAACAGCCACGTTACCCACGCTTTCGAGGATGAGGGTATAATTACGGTCGACGGCAGCAACCGCCTGGAAATATTGGACAAGATTGACAGCGGAACCGTCATCTTCACCGCGCATGGCGTTTCACCGGAGGTACGCAGGAGAGCGCGTGAGAAAGGGCTGACGACCGTCGACGCCACCTGTCCGGATGTAACCAAGACGTATGATCTTATTCACGAAAAGGTCGCGGAAGGCTGCGAAATTATCTACATCGGCAAGAAAGGCCACCCTGAGCCGGAAGGCGCCATGGGTATCGCTCCCGGGCATGTGCATCTGATCGAAAAGGAAGAGGAGATATCCTCTCTGACCCTGCCGGCTGATTCCCAGATTGTCATTACAAACCAGACGACGATGAGCCAGTGGGATATCAAGCATATTATGAAAAAACTGCTGGAGACTTTCCCCGGCGCCGAGGTGCATAACGAGATTTGTTTGGCAACGCAGATCCGGCAGGAGGCCGTAGCGGAACAGGCTGGTCAGGCCGATCTTGTCATTGTTGTCGGCGACCCGCGCAGCAACAATTCCAACCGGCTGGCCCAGGTGTCCGAGGAGATAGCAGGTGTTCCGGCCCACCGGATTGCTGACGTATCGGAGCTGAAGGCTGAGTGGCTGAAGGGGATCTCGAAAGTGGCTGTCACTTCGGGCGCGTCGACACCGACGCCAATCACGAAGGAAGTCATAGCGTACTTGGAGCAGTATGATCCGGCAAATCCAGACACATGGGAGATTAAGCGTACAGTCAACATGGCAAAGCTGCTGCCGCCGGTCAAAGCCAAAGCCGGTCAGTCCTCCCAATCATAAGTTTTTCGATTTTTCAGTGTCAGCGCCTTATGTCGCTAGCGGCTTAGGGCGTTTACATATTTATTTTTTGTAATTGCCATGATAAACTTCTTGCTATTGGAATAATTATTTTGCAGAAGGGGTTGACGGGAAACAGATTATCGCATAGAATTGCTTTAGTGATTAAAAGCATAAAAGCTTAAAAGCGTCGTAGTAAAATAGCGAATGCAAACAATCAAACATTAAACTATACAGGATTGGAAAGGAAGGAATCAGATGATCGTTATTACATCGAATCAAACTCCGGAGGAACAAATTAACGATATTATCGCAGCGATCGAGAAGGAGGGCCTGCAGGTGCATTTGTCCAAAGGATCGGACCGCACGGTTATCGGTCTGGTGGGCAGCGTGAACCCGAAGCTTGCCGAGCATCTTCGCCAAATGAAGGGCGTGGAGAATGTGGTTAAAATCTCCAAGTCCTACAAGCTGGCGAGCAGAGACTTTCATCCGGACGACACGGTCATCGAGGTTAAGGGAGTCAAGATCGGCGGAGAGCATCTGGCGATCATGGGCGGTCCGTGCGCAGTGGAATCTCCTGAGCAGATCGACGAAATCGCAAAACTGGTAAAAGCGGCGGGAGCGCAGATTCTTCGCGGCGGAGCATTCAAGCCGCGCACCGGACCTTACAGCTTCCAAGGGATCGGCGTGGAAGGTCTGAAGATGATGGCGGAAGCGGGAGAGCGCCACGGCCTGTTGACCATCACCGAGGTCATGACGCCGGAGTATGTTGACGTGTGCGCGGAATACGCCGACATTCTCCAAGTGGGCACGCGGAATATGCAGAACTTTGATCTGCTCCGCGCGCTTGGAACATGCGGCCGTCCCGTGCTGCTGAAACGCGGTTTCAGCGCGACATACGACGAACTGCTGAATGCGGCTGAGTACATCCTGGCTGGCGGCAACCGTGATGTTATGCTCTGCGAGCGCGGTATCCGCACTTTCGAGACTTACACCCGCAATACGCTAGATCTGTCGGCTATTCCGGTGCTTCAGGGCCTCAGCCACCTTCCTGTCATTTCCGACCCGAGCCACGGAACGGGACGCCGCGAACTGGTAGAGCCTATGGCTAAGGCGTCCGTTGCCGCAGGAGCCAACGGCCTGATTATCGAAATGCATACCGATCCGGACAACTCCATGACGGGTGACGGCGTTCAGTCCCTGTTCCCGGATCAGTTCAGCAATCTGCTCAAGGATCTGGAGAAGCTGGCACCGCTTGTCGGCAAGAAATTCTCCACCCAGGAAGCAATTTCCGTTAAATAAACGCCTCTTAATACAGGCAGCCTTTTTTCCAGCTTTAACTAGTGGAAGAAGGGCTGTTTGCTGTATTTTTAAAGTGGAATTTATCGCTTGTGGGTCCTGAATAAATAATTCACGAAAGCGTAAGAATATCTTACATTGGCATAAAAAATACCTTACATAAGCATTGACGATGTAAGGTTTGAGTTTTATAATGACGACAGTTAAAATTAAACCGAGAACATTTGCATGGTGGGTACGGCTTAATGTTCGGAACTTAGGGAGGAAAATTTAATGTCGGTTGAAAAAGTGCTGCAAACGATTAAAGAGAACAACATTGAATGGGTGGATTTCCGCTTTGTTGATTTGGGTGGACGGGCCCATCATATTGCTTTGCCGGCTGCTGCTGTTGACGAGGAGACTTTTGTGAATGGCGTAGCTTTTGACGGTTCTTCCATTACCGGTTTCCGCGGAATTGAAGAGTCTGATATGGTTATGATGCCGGATCCAAGCACTACATATATTGATCCTTTCACCGCGCACCCTACGCTCAACATTATGTGCGACATTTTCACTCCTGACGGCGAGCGTTATGAGCGTGACCCGCGCGGTATCGCTGTTAAAGCGGAAGAATACCTGCAAAAAAGCGGCGTAGGAACCGCGGCATTCTTCGCACCTGAATCCGAGTTCTTCATCTTTGACGACGTTCGTTACGAGAGCGGAATGAACAGCTCCTCTTACTTCGTGGATTCCGAAGAAGCGGCCTGGAACACGAACCGTAAGGATGAAGGCGGCAACCTCGGCTTCAAAGTTGGCATCAAAGGCGGTTATGTACCGGTTGCTCCGGTTGATACTCAGCAAGATATCCGTAGCGAAATGTGTCGTCTGCTTGCTGAAGCCGGTCTGGTAATCGAGCGCCATCACCATGAAGTTGCTACAGCTGGACAAGCTGAGATCAACTTCCGCTTCGATACACTGAAGAAGACAGCCGATAACCTGTTGACTTACAAATACATCGTGCAAAACACTGCCCGTCAATACGGCAAAGTGGCAACTTTCATGCCTAAACCGCTCTTCGGCGATAACGGAAGCGGCATGCACGTTCACCAATCGATCTTTAACGGCGACAGCCCGCTGTTCTATGAAAAAGGCGGATATGCTAACCTGAGCGAAATGGCTCTGAATTATATCGGCGGTATCCTGTATCATGCTCCGGCGCTGATCGCATTGACCAACCCGAGCACGAACTCCTTCAAACGTCTGGTTCCTGGTTACGAAGCACCGGTTAACCTGGTGTTCTCCAAAGGTAACCGTTCCGCAGCTGTTCGTATCCCGGTAGCTGCTGTAACTCCTAAAGGCTGTCGCATCGAGTTCCGTACTCCGGACACCACGGCTAACCCTTACCTTGCCTTCTCCGCAATGCTGCTGGCTGGTCTGGACGGCATCAAGAAGAAGATCAATCCGGTTGAGCTTGGCTATGGCCCGCTCGACAAGAACATTTACGAACTGCCTGATGAGGAAAAAGCAAAAATCCGCAGTGTTCCAGGCAGCCTGAACGAAGCGCTGGACGCTCTGGAAGCTGACTATGAGTTCCTGACAGAAGGCGGAGTCTTCACAAAAGACTTCATCGACAACTACATCGAACTGAAACGCGGCGAAGCTCAACAAGTAGCCATCCGTGTTCATCCGCATGAATACTCCCTGTATTTCGATGTATAAGAATTAATAATAAGCATTCCGTGCAGACGGAACGCTTGCTCTCCACAAGAAGCCATTCTCACAGATAATGTGAGATGGCTTCTTTTTTATGATATTTTTACAACTTGCCGTTTCCGAATTCAAAATAGGACGTCCTAAGTGCGACTAGTGCATAAGTCCCTGCTGTTCTGGCAATAATGCGATTGATTCGTATATCATCTATTGGTGCGTAGTGTTGTGAATCCAACAAATTTGGTTAATTATTTTGTAATTCATGCATTAAAGTGGCAAATTTCGGAGTTCTTGCCCATTTGGGATGTAAATACGCGAATATGTGAATAATTATACTTGCTGCCATGTTAGATTATTGCTATCATAACCATATTGATAGAAGAGAAAGGGTGGGAGTATTTTGAGCAAGAGAGCTTATAATTTTAACGCCGGCCCGGCAGCATTACCTCTTGAGGTGCTGGAGCGCGCACAAGCCGAATTCGTCGATTTCCGGGAGACCGGGATGTCAATTATGGAAATGTCGCACCGTGGAGCCGTATACGAATCCGTACACAATGAGGCGCAGGAACGTCTGCTTTCACTTCTGGGCAATCCGGCAGGATACAAAGTATTGTTCATTCAAGGCGGAGCCACCACTCAGTTCGCGATGATTCCACTGAACTTCCTTTCCGAGGGTAAGGTCGGCAGCTACGTAATGACAGGCAGCTGGGCTGACAAAGCGTTCAAGGAAGCGAAGATCGCAGGCGGAGCTCATGTTGCGGCAACGTCCGAAGACAAGAAGTTCCTGGCTATTCCGGAGCTTGGATCGATCAAGCCTGCCGATAACGCCGCGTACTTGCATCTTACTTCCAACGAGACGATTGAAGGCACCCAATATCAGGAATTCCCGGATACCGGAGCTCTTCCGCTGATCGCGGATATGTCCAGCGATATCTTGAGCCGCAGCTTCGATATTAACAAGTTCGGACTGATTTATGCCGGAGCACAGAAGAATCTTGGACCTTCGGGTGTAACCGTCGTGATCGCTAAGGAGGAGCTGATTGCCGAGTCTCCTTCCAACATTCCGACAATCTTGCGTTACAGCACCCATTATAAGAATAACTCTCTATACAATACACCGCCATCTTATTCGATCTATATGGTTAATCAAGTGCTTAAATGGATTGAAGAGCAGGGAGGCTTGGCCGGAATCGAAGTGAAGAACCGCGATAAGGCCGGACTGTTGTATGACACGATCGACGCCAGCGGCGGATTCTACCGCGGTGTAGCGGAGCAGGGCAGCCGTTCGATCATGAACGTGACCTTCCGGATGGAATCCGAAGAGCTGGAGAAGAAATTCATTAAGGCTTCGGAGCAGGAAGGCTTCGTCGGTCTCAAGGGACACCGCAGCGTTGGCGGATTACGCGCCTCCATCTATAACGCCGTTCCTTATGAGAGCATCAAAGCGCTGACCGATTTCATGAATCACTTCCAGAAGACTCAAGGTTAATCTAACCATTTAGCAGGAATTTAAAGACCTTCCGCCGCCGGCGGGAGGTCTTCTAAACGAATGAACACATCTTTCGAAATCCCCCGCAAAGTAACAGGAGCAATCGCTTATGCGCAGGCTTCGCTTTGGGGGGTTCTTATTGTGCGGAGAACTTGGAACAGGAGGAGATACTTTCATGGCACTTCATATTGTACTAGTAGAGCCGGAGATTCCAGCCAACACGGGGAATATCTCACGCACCTGCGCGGCTACAGGCGTCCATCTGCACTTGGTGCGGCCCCTTGGCTTTCGTACCGATGATGCTACCCTGAAACGGGCAGGGCTGGATTATTGGCATGCCGTTCACATTGAATATCACGATTCCTTCGGAGAAGTACTGGAGATGTACCCGGAGGGCCGTTTCTTTTATGCAACGACCAAGGCGGATAAGCGGTATAGCGACTATACTTTTCAAGACGGCGACTTTTTTGTATTTGGGAAAGAGACGAAAGGTTTGCCTGAGGATATTCTTAAGGCCGGATGGGAAACAACGATGCGTATGCCGATGACCGGAGATGTAAGATCGCTGAACTTGTCTAATTCTGCCGCAATTATTGTATACGAAGCGCTCCGTCAGCTGAACTTTCCGGGTCTGACCTAAAGAAGTTACAGAAATTTATTTATATCAGCAGGATTCGACAATTTTATATCGAAATAGTCATATGGAATGGAAATATCATGGTATTTTCTAAATCAGTTGAATAGGAAAGGTGTGCGTTAGATGAAGCCTGCTGGTGTAGTGCGCAAAGTGGATCAGCTCGGCAGAATTGTTCTGCCTAAATCCCTTCGTAAAAGGTATCAAATGAATGAGGGGGACCCTGTTGAAATTTTGGTTCAGGGCGATCATATTATTTTGGAGCGTTATCGTCCCAAATGCGTATTTTGCGGTTCCATGGACGAGGTTAGCGAATATAAGGAACGTTATATTTGCGGCCAGTGTCTGAGCGAAATGACCCAACTGCAAAGACACGCTTAAGCAAAATATAGAATCTTCCCGGAACGCTTCATGCCGCAAGCGTACTCGCCGGAAGCAGAGCGCCGCATCCTTGCGGCGTTTTTCTTTTGGCTGATGTGGATTTAATGGTGATGAGAATTCCCCCTCTGCTGTTTCCAAAATTAAAAAAGCTCCCTTCGTTATCCGAAGGAAGCTCAGCCTTTAGAGGCCCTTAGTCTTGTCGTCATTATATGAGGCGGTGAGAATACCGGTCAGAAACAGCAGAAATACAAGGAGGATAATCCAAAAGGTCAGTGAGAACGACATGCGCACACCTCCGAATGGAAATATTGTCATTACCATTATTATATCCGGGCTGTGAATAAAAATAAATGATATTGTGATCTGCCGCATAGATATCAATATTGGTTCAGTTATTTGAAAAATAAAAAGCTTGTCGGCACCCGCCGAAGAGTGCCGTCTGACGGCTGGTTTACGACTTTTCCGTCAAATACGAGCGACGAAGAACCTCCGCCATCCAGATTAAACGCATCTGTTACACCCATTTGGTACAGCTTATCTTGAAGCTCCTCCAGTGTGGCTCCGGAACTGCCGCTCTCATTGTAGCCCTCGGCAACGATGATAAGCAGCTGATCGTCTTTGTATCTGCCGATCGCAGTGCGCGGCGCCCGCTTTGGGGACATTTCCCATTTTACGGGTATCTCCGTCTTGAGGCCATCCCGCAGCAGCACAGGCACAAAGGAAGCCCCGAACGCCGGTTCCAGCTTGTCAAGCTGCTCACGGCTGTAAAACTTCCCGCCAATCAACCGTCCTTCTTTGCTCAGCCCTACAAAGCTTAAGTCTTTAAAACTGGATTCAAAGCCGGTTACATACTGACCTTCCACGATCGTGGTACTGAGCGGGTATCTTCTGCCGCCCTTATCGGCAAAGCCCCCTGCGTTAATGCCGGCGACGGCCCCGTACCGGTTGACCGCTTGAAGGGTCGTTTCCGAGCTTCCAAGGCCTTCCTGCCCAAGGCTCATGGTCATCGCCGCCTTGTCCCTGAGCTTGATCTTCATTGCATAGCCTGTATAGTCACCGGGATTCACCCGGTACAACTCGATTCGTATCCGGCTGCTGTTGATGACATCGAATGGGAAGCCGAGTTTGGCCGTAATTCGCCGGTTGTATATCAATGCTGGACGGCTCGCCTGAGTCACAGCTTTATCCACAAGCGCGTTCATTGTAGCAGTCGTTTCCCTATACAGCTTCGCACTGGCGCTCACCGATTTCATCGTGTGGGCGGCGGAGGCCTGCGCGGTGTCGAGCTGGCCTTTGATCCCGGATGTCAGCTGTACTGGACCTGCGGAAGGCAAGAACCGCTGCGTTCCCAGATCCAGTGTAAGCGACGTCCTGTACAGCGACAGGCACAGCAGAAGGCCGATGAACGGCGCGGTAACGAGCATAAAGAAACGGTTCACTCTTTTGACCGGTGTTATCATTTCAA is a genomic window of Paenibacillus durus ATCC 35681 containing:
- a CDS encoding response regulator transcription factor, translated to MRPNILIIDDDEKIISMLRRGLAFEGYDVKTASNGADGLRAVLNSDPDVVVLDVMMPQVDGFEVCRRLREGGSTVPVLMLTAKDEVEHRVKGLDLGADDYLVKPFALEELLARVRALLRRKSEQIGGSEQAVVYEDVVLDVDSREVTRGGKRLELTAKEFELLHLFMQNPKRVLSRDLIMDKIWGYDYSGESNVLEVYIAMLRQKTEEHGGKRLIQTIRGAGYILRGDN
- a CDS encoding sensor histidine kinase; translation: MSIKLRLTAWYSGILAVMLLAFSASIFGFFYINTYGDLQDRLRDQAKGESLDVVFDKRLDAQNLYGQMYFYDSGDFIQSLSLKNIDLRFDIPARQNLKVEEFKDAYYRGYHFLIYQKAVNVQGYDNNPAAVLQMAAYTGEQDKLLDRLKTILITGSFATLIAAFTFGLFLARKAMSPIGKVIEAAEGIQTGNDLSVRIEYNGPPDEIGRLIRTVNSMLGRMEGFYKNLEDSYAAQRRFVSDASHELRTPLTTIRGNIELLQKVWELEPGENPSLDEAAIRQISVESVHDIADEAKRMSRLVADMLSLARADTGRTFEKEPIALEPMMNEVARRAAFLPRDAEWITGDLSGLNGKYVLGNKDYLQQMLFIFIDNAFKYTPSGEVTFDAVVYQHQVGIRVKDTGIGMEKDEVPHIFDRFYRADESRGITEGIGLGLSIAKWIIDEHGGSVEVVTRQGEGTTFVIWLPLLFAAPLE
- a CDS encoding 4-hydroxy-3-methylbut-2-enyl diphosphate reductase; protein product: MEVIKISPRGYCYGVVDAMVMARQAAKNLDLPRPIYILGMIVHNSHVTHAFEDEGIITVDGSNRLEILDKIDSGTVIFTAHGVSPEVRRRAREKGLTTVDATCPDVTKTYDLIHEKVAEGCEIIYIGKKGHPEPEGAMGIAPGHVHLIEKEEEISSLTLPADSQIVITNQTTMSQWDIKHIMKKLLETFPGAEVHNEICLATQIRQEAVAEQAGQADLVIVVGDPRSNNSNRLAQVSEEIAGVPAHRIADVSELKAEWLKGISKVAVTSGASTPTPITKEVIAYLEQYDPANPDTWEIKRTVNMAKLLPPVKAKAGQSSQS
- the aroF gene encoding 3-deoxy-7-phosphoheptulonate synthase, producing MIVITSNQTPEEQINDIIAAIEKEGLQVHLSKGSDRTVIGLVGSVNPKLAEHLRQMKGVENVVKISKSYKLASRDFHPDDTVIEVKGVKIGGEHLAIMGGPCAVESPEQIDEIAKLVKAAGAQILRGGAFKPRTGPYSFQGIGVEGLKMMAEAGERHGLLTITEVMTPEYVDVCAEYADILQVGTRNMQNFDLLRALGTCGRPVLLKRGFSATYDELLNAAEYILAGGNRDVMLCERGIRTFETYTRNTLDLSAIPVLQGLSHLPVISDPSHGTGRRELVEPMAKASVAAGANGLIIEMHTDPDNSMTGDGVQSLFPDQFSNLLKDLEKLAPLVGKKFSTQEAISVK
- the glnA gene encoding type I glutamate--ammonia ligase, whose translation is MSVEKVLQTIKENNIEWVDFRFVDLGGRAHHIALPAAAVDEETFVNGVAFDGSSITGFRGIEESDMVMMPDPSTTYIDPFTAHPTLNIMCDIFTPDGERYERDPRGIAVKAEEYLQKSGVGTAAFFAPESEFFIFDDVRYESGMNSSSYFVDSEEAAWNTNRKDEGGNLGFKVGIKGGYVPVAPVDTQQDIRSEMCRLLAEAGLVIERHHHEVATAGQAEINFRFDTLKKTADNLLTYKYIVQNTARQYGKVATFMPKPLFGDNGSGMHVHQSIFNGDSPLFYEKGGYANLSEMALNYIGGILYHAPALIALTNPSTNSFKRLVPGYEAPVNLVFSKGNRSAAVRIPVAAVTPKGCRIEFRTPDTTANPYLAFSAMLLAGLDGIKKKINPVELGYGPLDKNIYELPDEEKAKIRSVPGSLNEALDALEADYEFLTEGGVFTKDFIDNYIELKRGEAQQVAIRVHPHEYSLYFDV
- the serC gene encoding 3-phosphoserine/phosphohydroxythreonine transaminase — protein: MLSKRAYNFNAGPAALPLEVLERAQAEFVDFRETGMSIMEMSHRGAVYESVHNEAQERLLSLLGNPAGYKVLFIQGGATTQFAMIPLNFLSEGKVGSYVMTGSWADKAFKEAKIAGGAHVAATSEDKKFLAIPELGSIKPADNAAYLHLTSNETIEGTQYQEFPDTGALPLIADMSSDILSRSFDINKFGLIYAGAQKNLGPSGVTVVIAKEELIAESPSNIPTILRYSTHYKNNSLYNTPPSYSIYMVNQVLKWIEEQGGLAGIEVKNRDKAGLLYDTIDASGGFYRGVAEQGSRSIMNVTFRMESEELEKKFIKASEQEGFVGLKGHRSVGGLRASIYNAVPYESIKALTDFMNHFQKTQG
- the trmL gene encoding tRNA (uridine(34)/cytosine(34)/5-carboxymethylaminomethyluridine(34)-2'-O)-methyltransferase TrmL, translating into MALHIVLVEPEIPANTGNISRTCAATGVHLHLVRPLGFRTDDATLKRAGLDYWHAVHIEYHDSFGEVLEMYPEGRFFYATTKADKRYSDYTFQDGDFFVFGKETKGLPEDILKAGWETTMRMPMTGDVRSLNLSNSAAIIVYEALRQLNFPGLT
- a CDS encoding AbrB/MazE/SpoVT family DNA-binding domain-containing protein; its protein translation is MKPAGVVRKVDQLGRIVLPKSLRKRYQMNEGDPVEILVQGDHIILERYRPKCVFCGSMDEVSEYKERYICGQCLSEMTQLQRHA
- a CDS encoding phosphodiester glycosidase family protein → MITPVKRVNRFFMLVTAPFIGLLLCLSLYRTSLTLDLGTQRFLPSAGPVQLTSGIKGQLDTAQASAAHTMKSVSASAKLYRETTATMNALVDKAVTQASRPALIYNRRITAKLGFPFDVINSSRIRIELYRVNPGDYTGYAMKIKLRDKAAMTMSLGQEGLGSSETTLQAVNRYGAVAGINAGGFADKGGRRYPLSTTIVEGQYVTGFESSFKDLSFVGLSKEGRLIGGKFYSREQLDKLEPAFGASFVPVLLRDGLKTEIPVKWEMSPKRAPRTAIGRYKDDQLLIIVAEGYNESGSSGATLEELQDKLYQMGVTDAFNLDGGGSSSLVFDGKVVNQPSDGTLRRVPTSFLFFK